One genomic region from Reichenbachiella ulvae encodes:
- the alaS gene encoding alanine--tRNA ligase → MNSREIRKRFLDFFERKQHEIVPSAPLVIHNDPTLMFTNAGMNQFKDFFLGNEDPSSKRIADTQKCLRVSGKHNDLEEVGLDTYHHTMFEMLGNWSFGDYFKKEAIEWAWELLTEEFKLPKDRLYASVFGGDEGDNMPLDQEALDLWKEIIPEDRIIYGNKKDNFWEMGETGPCGPCSEIHIDLRPEEEVVKTPGRELVNMDHPQVVEVWNLVFMQFNRLADGSLKKLPAQHVDTGMGFERLAMAIQKKTSNYDTDVFTPLIDFISQKANVKYGEDEKTDIALRVISDHIRAIAFTIADGQLPSNNKAGYVIRRILRRAVRYGYTFLDFKEPFLHELLPVLAGQFDGVFPELTSQIDFVAKVIKEEETAFLRTLDKGLSKLEVIKSQVENGNKTIDGKTAFELYDTYGFPYDLTSLIARENGLSVDEKGFQEEMQIQKQRSKKDAASAKGDWIEVKAIDEVTFLGYDAVSSIAQIARYREVEEKGKKLYQIVLDQTPFYAESGGQVGDSGYLADGDVKYSIIDTKKENNLIIHFAKELPKNLEANFEAVVNVSKRRLTENNHSATHLLHAALRQVLGEHVQQKGSLVNEKLLRFDFSHFSKMTDEEILEVEQIVNKKIRENISLDEQRNVPIEEAKKMGAMALFGEKYGDFVRVITFDKQYSVELCGGTHVPATGQIGQLKIVSEGSVAAGVRRIEAITADAAESYQQKQSELLQQVNALLNNPKDTLKAIESLVKEKQELVKEIEAFHQEQGKQQKENLKQKLVAEDGVNLLIEQTTLPNADALKKLAFEFKNEVENLILVLAADIAGKPQIAVMISDNLVSERGLHAGNMVRELAKAIKGGGGGQPFFATAGGKDINGLPQVIEQAKELIKNVTQS, encoded by the coding sequence ATGAATTCCAGAGAGATAAGAAAACGCTTTTTAGATTTTTTTGAAAGAAAACAGCACGAAATAGTACCTTCTGCTCCACTTGTCATCCATAACGATCCGACCCTCATGTTTACCAATGCAGGGATGAATCAGTTCAAGGATTTCTTTCTTGGCAATGAAGACCCAAGCTCCAAAAGAATAGCCGACACGCAAAAGTGCTTGAGGGTATCTGGAAAACATAACGATTTGGAAGAAGTTGGTTTGGACACTTACCACCACACTATGTTCGAAATGCTGGGCAACTGGTCATTCGGCGATTACTTCAAGAAAGAAGCCATTGAATGGGCATGGGAATTACTGACTGAGGAATTCAAACTTCCAAAAGACCGACTGTATGCTTCGGTATTTGGTGGAGACGAAGGTGACAACATGCCTTTGGATCAGGAAGCGCTGGATCTATGGAAAGAGATTATCCCTGAAGACCGTATCATCTACGGTAACAAAAAAGACAACTTCTGGGAAATGGGTGAGACAGGTCCATGTGGCCCTTGCTCGGAAATACACATTGATTTAAGACCAGAGGAGGAAGTTGTCAAAACTCCAGGCAGAGAACTAGTCAACATGGATCACCCTCAGGTGGTAGAGGTTTGGAACCTGGTATTTATGCAATTTAACCGATTGGCTGATGGCTCTCTGAAAAAACTACCCGCTCAGCACGTAGATACGGGCATGGGATTCGAAAGATTGGCTATGGCCATTCAGAAAAAGACTTCTAACTACGACACAGATGTCTTCACTCCTCTTATCGATTTCATCTCCCAAAAGGCCAACGTAAAGTATGGCGAAGATGAAAAGACTGACATTGCTCTTCGAGTCATTTCGGATCACATCAGAGCCATCGCTTTTACCATAGCTGATGGTCAACTTCCTTCTAACAATAAAGCAGGATATGTAATCAGAAGAATTTTGAGAAGAGCCGTGCGATATGGCTATACATTCCTTGATTTCAAGGAACCGTTTTTGCACGAACTATTGCCAGTACTAGCTGGGCAATTTGACGGGGTATTCCCAGAACTGACTTCTCAGATTGATTTTGTGGCTAAAGTGATCAAAGAGGAAGAAACAGCTTTCTTGAGAACTTTGGATAAGGGATTGAGCAAACTGGAAGTCATCAAATCTCAGGTAGAAAACGGAAACAAAACGATCGATGGCAAAACGGCTTTCGAACTGTATGACACCTACGGCTTCCCTTACGACCTTACTTCTCTGATCGCTAGAGAAAATGGCTTAAGTGTAGACGAAAAAGGTTTTCAAGAAGAAATGCAGATCCAAAAGCAGCGATCTAAAAAGGACGCTGCCTCTGCTAAAGGGGATTGGATAGAAGTAAAAGCCATAGATGAAGTCACCTTCCTGGGTTATGATGCTGTGAGCTCTATAGCACAAATTGCTCGCTACAGAGAAGTGGAAGAGAAAGGTAAAAAACTATACCAAATCGTTTTGGATCAGACTCCTTTCTATGCAGAGAGTGGTGGACAAGTCGGCGACTCTGGATACCTGGCTGATGGTGATGTCAAATACAGCATCATTGATACAAAGAAGGAGAACAACTTGATCATCCATTTTGCTAAGGAGTTACCAAAAAATCTAGAGGCTAATTTTGAGGCGGTAGTCAATGTCTCAAAGCGTCGATTGACGGAAAACAACCACAGTGCTACTCACCTACTCCACGCAGCTTTGAGACAAGTATTGGGAGAGCATGTTCAGCAAAAAGGTTCTTTGGTTAACGAAAAGCTATTGCGTTTTGACTTCTCACACTTCTCTAAAATGACGGATGAAGAAATCCTGGAGGTAGAGCAGATTGTAAACAAGAAAATACGAGAAAACATCTCATTAGACGAGCAAAGAAATGTACCTATCGAAGAGGCCAAAAAGATGGGTGCGATGGCTCTGTTTGGTGAAAAATATGGCGATTTCGTTAGAGTTATCACCTTTGACAAGCAATACTCAGTCGAGCTATGTGGAGGAACTCACGTGCCAGCCACTGGCCAAATCGGTCAGCTAAAAATCGTATCTGAAGGATCTGTAGCTGCTGGTGTTCGTAGAATTGAGGCCATCACTGCAGATGCAGCTGAAAGCTATCAGCAAAAACAAAGCGAGCTACTTCAGCAGGTCAATGCATTACTTAACAACCCTAAAGATACATTGAAGGCCATTGAATCTTTGGTGAAAGAGAAGCAGGAATTAGTGAAAGAAATTGAGGCCTTCCATCAGGAACAAGGAAAGCAACAAAAAGAAAACTTAAAGCAAAAATTAGTAGCAGAAGATGGCGTCAACCTCTTAATAGAGCAAACTACGCTACCCAACGCAGACGCATTGAAAAAACTGGCTTTTGAGTTTAAAAATGAAGTTGAGAATCTAATTCTTGTATTGGCTGCAGATATCGCAGGAAAACCACAAATTGCAGTCATGATTTCTGACAACTTAGTATCGGAAAGAGGCTTGCATGCCGGCAATATGGTCCGCGAGTTGGCCAAAGCCATCAAAGGTGGTGGCGGTGGACAGCCATTCTTCGCTACCGCGGGTGGAAAAGACATCAATGGTCTACCACAAGTGATAGAGCAGGCAAAAGAATTAATCAAAAACGTGACGCAATCATAA
- the gatB gene encoding Asp-tRNA(Asn)/Glu-tRNA(Gln) amidotransferase subunit GatB produces MKEKTSQYELVVGLEVHVQLATESKLFAPDKNSFGDTPNSNVSPITLAHPGTLPMPNSKAIEYAIKMGLACNCEISQLTSFDRKNYFYPDLPKGYQTTQDNQPICIGGYLDVKSGVGTKRINLNRIHIEEDAGKSMHDGEHKGSLLDFNRAGTPLIEMVTEPEIGSAEEAGNLLTEIRKIVRFLGVGDGNMEEGSLRCDANISLRKKGSDKLGQKVEIKNMNSIRNVQRAIQHEIQRQSSLLDQGKTIKQETRGFDDATGKTTAQRSKEEANDYRYFPCPDLLPIKISDSYLSELKALMPKLPAAIAQDLQDQFGLTEYDSEIIAEREDRADYFYHAAKICKHYKKIANWIIGPINNYLGDQLFTSFPITAERLHELIDLVESGKLNYNTASTKVFQAMIDSPQKGANEIAKELSLYQDNDESGLQKIVDEVLEGMPDKVKAYHNGKKGLTGLFMGQVMQKSKGKANPQIATKLINETLEKLRN; encoded by the coding sequence TTGAAAGAAAAAACATCTCAATACGAATTGGTAGTAGGACTGGAAGTTCATGTCCAGCTTGCTACTGAAAGCAAACTATTTGCTCCAGATAAAAACAGCTTTGGTGATACTCCTAACAGTAATGTGAGTCCTATTACTTTGGCACATCCTGGGACACTACCTATGCCCAATTCGAAAGCGATAGAATATGCCATCAAGATGGGGCTGGCTTGCAACTGTGAAATTTCACAGCTGACTAGCTTTGACAGGAAGAATTATTTCTATCCAGATCTGCCCAAAGGCTACCAAACTACCCAAGACAATCAACCGATTTGTATTGGAGGTTATCTGGATGTGAAAAGTGGAGTGGGCACCAAACGCATCAACCTGAATAGAATCCATATCGAAGAGGATGCCGGAAAATCTATGCATGATGGAGAACACAAAGGCTCTCTTTTAGATTTCAACAGAGCGGGCACTCCATTGATCGAGATGGTAACCGAACCAGAAATCGGATCGGCAGAAGAGGCAGGGAACCTATTGACAGAAATCAGAAAAATCGTACGATTCCTGGGTGTCGGTGATGGAAATATGGAAGAGGGCTCGCTTCGATGTGACGCCAACATTTCTCTAAGAAAAAAGGGAAGTGATAAACTGGGACAAAAAGTGGAGATCAAAAACATGAACTCCATTAGAAATGTACAGAGAGCGATCCAGCACGAAATCCAAAGACAGTCTAGCCTCCTAGATCAAGGAAAGACCATCAAACAGGAAACCAGAGGGTTTGACGATGCTACAGGCAAAACTACAGCTCAGCGTAGCAAAGAAGAAGCCAATGACTATCGATACTTCCCATGTCCAGACCTCCTGCCAATCAAAATTTCAGATAGTTATTTGTCTGAACTAAAAGCTTTGATGCCCAAACTACCAGCGGCGATTGCACAAGATCTACAAGACCAGTTTGGGTTGACTGAATATGATTCAGAAATCATTGCAGAGCGCGAGGATCGTGCGGATTATTTTTATCATGCAGCCAAAATCTGCAAGCATTACAAGAAAATTGCCAACTGGATCATCGGTCCTATTAACAATTATCTGGGAGACCAGTTGTTCACCTCCTTCCCTATCACAGCCGAGCGTCTACATGAGCTGATCGATCTGGTAGAGTCAGGAAAGTTGAATTACAACACTGCATCTACTAAGGTGTTTCAGGCAATGATAGACAGCCCTCAAAAAGGTGCCAATGAAATCGCTAAGGAGCTTTCACTATATCAAGACAATGATGAATCAGGACTTCAAAAAATTGTCGATGAAGTATTGGAAGGCATGCCTGACAAAGTAAAAGCTTATCACAATGGTAAGAAGGGATTAACGGGCCTATTTATGGGACAAGTAATGCAAAAATCCAAAGGAAAAGCGAATCCTCAAATAGCAACCAAATTGATTAACGAAACTTTAGAAAAGTTAAGGAACTAA
- a CDS encoding peroxiredoxin family protein, with amino-acid sequence MRNAVLFILGIALWSCSTKPEGAQIAGSYENPQESELVKIELVKNNELTVVDSFYLDQSGSFDRSVVLTEPSFLRLNFYNKHIVNMVLTNEDNVQLVKTEDNLDQPYRITGSKHTDYIYEVSQLKKDFEGKVQQLNDKFLEARNSGDMSALEDIKSEFLTMQKINNDAIKQEIWKMDNSISGILSTSFLNEEEEFSFLDSLAQKYEKQLPNSSYTADLTQKVNSMRNLAIGAEAPEISLPNPNGEIITLSSLRGKYVLIDFWAAWCRPCRMENPNVVKMYEKYHDKGFDILGVSLDRKKESWVQAIQQDGLNWNHVSDLQYFNSEAAQLYQINSIPATYLIDPEGKIIGKNLRGPVLEAKLEEIFG; translated from the coding sequence ATGAGAAACGCAGTATTATTTATTCTTGGGATTGCGCTTTGGTCATGTAGCACCAAACCAGAAGGAGCGCAAATAGCAGGTAGCTATGAAAATCCTCAAGAAAGCGAATTAGTTAAAATTGAATTGGTTAAAAACAACGAATTGACTGTAGTCGATTCTTTCTACTTAGATCAGAGCGGTTCTTTTGACCGTTCGGTTGTATTGACAGAGCCATCATTTTTGAGACTCAATTTTTACAACAAACATATCGTCAATATGGTTTTGACCAATGAGGACAATGTACAATTGGTCAAAACGGAAGACAACCTGGATCAGCCTTATCGAATCACTGGTTCTAAACACACGGATTATATTTACGAAGTTTCACAGCTGAAAAAGGACTTTGAGGGAAAGGTTCAGCAACTCAATGATAAATTCCTGGAAGCAAGAAACTCAGGTGATATGTCAGCTCTGGAAGACATCAAGTCAGAGTTTCTTACGATGCAAAAAATCAACAATGATGCCATCAAGCAAGAAATCTGGAAAATGGACAATTCTATCTCTGGCATCCTTTCTACTTCATTCTTAAACGAAGAAGAAGAATTTAGCTTTCTTGATAGTCTTGCTCAGAAGTACGAAAAGCAATTACCTAACTCGAGTTACACTGCTGATTTAACTCAAAAGGTAAATAGCATGAGAAACCTGGCTATAGGCGCAGAGGCTCCTGAAATCAGCCTTCCTAACCCCAATGGAGAAATCATCACCCTGAGTTCTTTGAGAGGAAAATATGTATTGATTGACTTTTGGGCAGCCTGGTGCAGACCCTGTAGAATGGAAAACCCAAATGTGGTAAAAATGTACGAAAAATATCACGACAAGGGATTTGATATTTTGGGTGTGTCACTGGATAGAAAAAAGGAATCGTGGGTACAAGCCATTCAGCAGGATGGCCTCAATTGGAACCATGTTTCTGACCTGCAGTACTTCAATTCAGAAGCAGCTCAATTGTACCAAATCAACTCGATACCTGCTACCTATTTAATTGATCCAGAAGGTAAAATTATTGGCAAGAATCTCAGAGGTCCGGTTCTTGAAGCGAAGTTGGAAGAGATATTCGGATAA
- a CDS encoding DUF4302 domain-containing protein — MRIGLYIALLAGLAFGCTQEYEPKLAPADERREAAINDLKDKLMAPEHGWMLDYRPVPEAGTYYILMDFDENEVRIQSDVANEEGSLFDQTIPYRVDVQLDIQLTLETYAVFHYLFEQDQSTFGAEFEFFYLDEVDGNLRLYSKTDPADETTIITLVPAPANAADAFSREEADAFDSYRFYSQPFGDQIIQQLYLANDDVSIYWEVDLVKRFITLDGAAQGSDLTAITAANWVDINLTTGFSFLDGDMVLESPIAFEYGGKNFSISRVSLDSYSETGEVYCDAETRLSPVYSTSIAGLGAGELRHSLFQSGGLLFTAQPDIPYSVNVFFVGDSTGLSLTSEDLIIGSTYPEATGFIFNYGRDSAEIDYSVGISFSDDNDVNQTHLRGFETVAVQGNYIQVLLNEEFNYTNAADVDASDEQNLRTVTDEIFEGGQFYISEWPVQEGLVIFRVFNPCNGYEFALVQ; from the coding sequence ATGAGAATAGGACTTTACATAGCGTTGCTGGCTGGATTGGCCTTCGGTTGTACGCAGGAGTACGAACCTAAACTAGCACCTGCTGATGAACGCAGGGAAGCTGCCATCAATGATCTAAAGGATAAATTGATGGCTCCTGAGCATGGCTGGATGCTGGATTATCGACCTGTTCCAGAAGCAGGGACTTACTATATTCTCATGGATTTTGATGAAAATGAGGTTCGAATTCAATCGGATGTGGCTAACGAGGAGGGGAGTTTATTTGATCAGACCATTCCATATAGGGTAGACGTGCAATTGGATATTCAATTGACACTTGAAACCTACGCTGTGTTTCATTATTTGTTTGAGCAAGACCAATCTACTTTTGGAGCGGAGTTTGAGTTCTTTTATTTGGACGAAGTAGATGGTAACCTCAGGCTTTATAGCAAAACTGATCCAGCAGACGAAACGACGATCATAACTTTGGTGCCTGCACCGGCTAATGCCGCTGATGCTTTTTCCAGAGAGGAGGCTGATGCATTTGATTCTTATCGATTTTACTCACAGCCTTTTGGTGACCAAATCATCCAACAACTTTATCTAGCGAATGATGATGTGTCCATTTATTGGGAGGTTGATTTAGTGAAAAGGTTTATAACGCTAGATGGGGCTGCTCAGGGAAGTGATTTAACGGCGATTACTGCCGCTAATTGGGTGGACATTAATCTTACTACAGGTTTTTCCTTTTTGGATGGAGACATGGTTCTGGAGTCACCTATTGCATTTGAATATGGAGGTAAAAACTTTAGTATCTCAAGGGTATCTCTGGATTCATATAGTGAAACAGGCGAGGTGTATTGTGATGCAGAAACTAGACTGTCTCCGGTATATTCTACTTCGATAGCAGGATTAGGCGCAGGCGAATTGAGACATAGCTTATTTCAGTCTGGAGGGCTTTTGTTTACAGCTCAGCCAGATATTCCATATTCAGTTAATGTCTTCTTTGTAGGGGATAGTACAGGTTTGTCACTTACATCAGAGGATCTGATTATTGGATCAACTTATCCTGAGGCTACTGGCTTTATCTTTAATTATGGGAGAGATTCGGCAGAGATCGATTATTCTGTTGGGATTAGTTTTTCTGATGACAATGATGTGAACCAAACACACCTACGAGGCTTTGAAACTGTAGCTGTACAGGGTAACTATATTCAAGTTCTATTGAATGAAGAGTTTAACTATACGAATGCAGCTGATGTAGATGCGAGTGATGAGCAGAACCTAAGAACAGTAACTGACGAAATATTTGAAGGAGGACAATTTTATATTTCTGAATGGCCTGTTCAGGAGGGGCTGGTTATTTTCAGGGTGTTTAATCCTTGCAATGGCTATGAATTTGCCCTTGTTCAATGA
- a CDS encoding substrate import-associated zinc metallohydrolase lipoprotein: MKIRMKNIWVLVGLISLSSCLKEDDLNVDKKKEAELTSDLDIYIDENFIQEYNVAVRYKYVDNYVDPGQNVVPPKLEIVRPMLDFVEEYWFNTYKAVPNGEAFFRRYVPAELIFLGSPIYNNDGTVTLGTADAGARITYTDVNSYDLADPNWVQLQLQVTYHEFAHIVHQEFKLPANFENISPQGYTSSGSWFNLTEDEALKRGFVSPYATSSVNEDFAEIVAFYVFDEDFHETYLTLEDCIDAECEERNEGRSRLQEKVTSVKDHYLKVTGIDLDDLRNELQSKL; this comes from the coding sequence ATGAAAATAAGGATGAAAAATATTTGGGTGTTAGTTGGGTTGATTTCACTTTCTTCTTGTTTGAAGGAAGATGATCTCAATGTTGACAAGAAGAAGGAAGCTGAATTGACTTCTGATCTGGATATTTATATTGATGAGAATTTCATTCAGGAGTATAACGTCGCGGTACGATACAAATATGTCGATAACTATGTAGATCCTGGGCAAAATGTAGTTCCTCCTAAATTGGAAATAGTTCGTCCAATGTTGGATTTTGTAGAAGAGTATTGGTTTAATACCTATAAAGCGGTACCCAATGGTGAGGCTTTTTTTAGACGATACGTTCCTGCTGAGCTGATCTTTTTAGGTAGCCCTATTTACAACAATGATGGAACTGTCACTCTGGGTACTGCCGATGCGGGGGCCAGAATTACCTATACGGATGTGAATAGTTATGATTTAGCCGATCCAAACTGGGTGCAGCTGCAATTGCAAGTGACTTACCATGAGTTTGCTCATATTGTTCATCAGGAATTTAAGTTGCCTGCCAATTTTGAAAATATTTCACCTCAAGGATATACCAGTTCGGGTTCCTGGTTCAATCTAACCGAAGATGAAGCCCTGAAGCGCGGGTTTGTATCTCCCTATGCTACTAGCTCTGTCAATGAGGATTTTGCTGAGATTGTGGCTTTTTATGTGTTTGATGAAGATTTTCATGAGACTTATTTGACCTTGGAAGATTGCATTGATGCAGAATGTGAAGAACGAAATGAAGGTAGGTCCAGATTGCAAGAAAAGGTAACTTCAGTTAAAGATCACTACCTGAAGGTGACAGGAATTGATTTGGATGATCTAAGAAATGAATTGCAAAGTAAACTATGA
- a CDS encoding RagB/SusD family nutrient uptake outer membrane protein produces the protein MIRKKITYLSLCFALSIGISSCDEYLDVNPDNRVELNDLDKAAQLLTNAYSVASPAFTDWMTDDFFYTFGTNIRPAHEDMFRWEDVVAGPDEQDSPDFYWYESYNAIAHANEVLTVLDDLPADSDEERAQKKAIEAEALLTRAYAHFMLVNMFGEHYNINGASSDEGVPYIKTPESEFLAQYERASVSRVYSLVEDDLLDGLDNLNESFFSGSGKYHFNRNAALAFASRFYLYKGDFIRSLQYSNELLGSNPEAYVRDFTSDEYQAAKSSITGYPQLFSSAEEPANLLLMRKISLVQRTDFAFGVDENFYSSLYGTNPFGATDERENPAFVKGLNALYPVRYESLFERSSLNSNTGLPYHIGVMFKGEEVLFNRIEANVYSGNLSAALADLQILTDRRYTGVADVTLTLDVLRSFYGAENEPSFTDQDILLNYLLFERRKEFVGQGLRWFDIKRYGMTVQHQFADGSTDVLSSDDPRKVLQIPQSAQDVGGLEDNPR, from the coding sequence ATGATACGCAAGAAAATTACATATCTAAGTTTATGCTTCGCACTATCCATTGGGATTAGCAGTTGCGATGAATATTTGGATGTCAACCCTGACAATCGCGTGGAGCTAAATGATCTGGATAAGGCAGCTCAGCTTTTGACCAATGCCTATTCGGTGGCTAGTCCGGCATTCACGGATTGGATGACAGATGATTTCTTTTACACTTTTGGCACCAACATCAGACCTGCTCATGAAGACATGTTCAGATGGGAAGATGTGGTGGCAGGACCAGACGAGCAGGATTCACCAGATTTTTACTGGTATGAGTCATACAACGCCATAGCTCATGCCAATGAGGTTTTAACAGTGCTAGATGACTTGCCAGCGGATAGTGACGAGGAAAGGGCTCAAAAGAAGGCCATAGAGGCGGAGGCCCTGCTGACCAGAGCTTATGCCCATTTTATGCTTGTCAATATGTTTGGCGAACATTACAACATAAATGGAGCCTCTTCAGATGAAGGAGTGCCTTATATCAAAACACCAGAATCAGAATTTTTGGCCCAATATGAGAGAGCCTCAGTATCCAGAGTTTATAGTCTGGTAGAAGATGATTTGCTAGATGGTTTGGACAACCTGAATGAATCCTTCTTTAGTGGTTCAGGTAAATATCATTTTAACAGAAATGCTGCTTTGGCCTTTGCTAGCAGGTTCTACTTGTACAAGGGGGATTTTATTCGGTCCTTGCAATATAGTAATGAGCTCCTGGGGAGTAATCCTGAGGCCTATGTTCGGGACTTTACGTCAGATGAATATCAGGCAGCCAAGTCATCTATTACAGGCTATCCTCAATTGTTTTCCTCAGCAGAGGAGCCAGCTAATTTGTTGTTGATGAGGAAAATTTCATTAGTACAGCGTACAGATTTTGCATTCGGAGTAGACGAAAATTTTTATAGCAGCCTTTACGGGACTAATCCATTTGGGGCGACAGACGAAAGAGAAAATCCAGCCTTTGTAAAGGGCTTGAATGCTTTATATCCTGTGAGATACGAGAGTTTGTTCGAGAGAAGCAGTTTGAATTCAAATACCGGATTGCCCTATCATATTGGAGTTATGTTCAAGGGTGAAGAAGTCTTGTTCAATCGTATAGAGGCGAATGTTTACAGCGGTAATTTGTCAGCTGCTTTGGCCGATTTACAGATACTAACCGATAGGAGATACACAGGAGTAGCAGATGTTACCTTGACTTTGGATGTGTTGAGAAGTTTTTATGGAGCAGAGAATGAACCTAGTTTTACCGATCAGGATATATTATTGAATTATCTTCTTTTCGAAAGACGAAAGGAGTTTGTAGGTCAAGGTCTTAGATGGTTTGATATCAAAAGATATGGAATGACCGTTCAACATCAGTTCGCAGATGGTAGTACCGATGTGTTGAGCTCAGATGACCCAAGAAAAGTGTTGCAAATACCTCAATCTGCGCAGGACGTAGGTGGGTTAGAAGATAACCCGAGATGA